One window of Polyodon spathula isolate WHYD16114869_AA unplaced genomic scaffold, ASM1765450v1 scaffolds_2023, whole genome shotgun sequence genomic DNA carries:
- the LOC121310322 gene encoding zinc-binding protein A33-like, whose protein sequence is PVTLDPNTAYPNLTLSEDLTSARNCSDRQQLPDNPERFDTYACVLGSEGFTSGKHCWDVEVGSNTYWDLGVSEESSQRKGSITWNQEAGYWIIGLLNGNQYWAGTSPETQLTLEKKPEKIRVQLDCDRGEVAFFDTSDMRPIYTFKHTFTEKMFPYFWAGCIGSVPIRVCPVKAAIKVDSANSRDK, encoded by the coding sequence CTCCAGTGACTCTGGATCCCAACACAGCATACCCTAATCTGACACTGTCTGAGGATCTAACAAGTGCGAGAAACTGCAGTGATAGACAGCAGCTTCCTGACAACCCAGAGCGGTTTGATACCTATGCTTGTGTGCTGGGCTCTGAGGGATTCACTTCAGGAAAACACTGCTGGGATGTGGAAGTGGGGAGCAATACCTACTGGGATCTAGGTGTGTCAGAAGAGTCCAGCCAGAGGAAAGGGAGCATCACTTGGAACCAAGAAGCAGGATACTGGATTATAGGCCTGTTAAATGGGAATCAGTACTGGGCAGGGACCTCACCAGAGACACAACTCACTCTGGAGAAGAAACCCGAGAAGATCAGAGTTCAGCTGGACTGTGATAGGGGGGAGGTGGCATTCTTTGATACCAGTGATATGAGACCCATCTacacttttaaacacacatttacagaGAAAATGTTTCCATACTTCTGGGCTGGCTGTATAGGCTCTGTCCCCATCAGAGTGTGCCCTGTGAAGGCAGCTATAAAAGTGGACTCTGCCAATAGTagggataaataa